A single Anaeromyxobacter diazotrophicus DNA region contains:
- a CDS encoding zinc metalloprotease HtpX, with amino-acid sequence MAWSESTPVRGLPKPSAGVGRNYLKTAMLMAFLIAVLAIGGQAWGGSGGMLLFGSIGLAINFFSYWFSDRLALMAHRAQPVTREQLPQLYEIVERLTQKAGLPMPKLYVIPSETPNAFATGRNPSHAAVAVTEGIMRILDWRELEGVLAHELSHVKNRDILISTIAAAVAGLISSLGHMIQWGAMFGGLSRRDDEGRGGGLEMLAWAILAPIMAMIIQLAVSRSREYGADASGAALIGDPDPLADALLKLERGNEAIPYQYGGPATAHLFIVQPFSGAGGAIMNLLSTHPPLEERVRRLREMKRGVRYA; translated from the coding sequence ATGGCCTGGTCCGAATCGACACCCGTGCGCGGTCTCCCCAAGCCTTCCGCTGGCGTGGGGCGCAACTACCTCAAGACCGCCATGCTGATGGCGTTCCTCATCGCGGTGCTCGCCATCGGCGGCCAGGCGTGGGGCGGCTCCGGCGGCATGCTGCTCTTCGGCTCCATCGGCCTCGCCATCAACTTCTTCTCCTACTGGTTCTCGGATCGCCTGGCGCTCATGGCGCACCGGGCGCAGCCGGTCACGCGCGAGCAGCTCCCGCAGCTCTACGAGATCGTCGAGCGGCTGACGCAGAAGGCCGGCCTGCCCATGCCGAAGCTCTACGTCATCCCGTCGGAGACGCCCAACGCCTTCGCCACCGGCCGCAACCCCTCCCACGCCGCGGTCGCCGTCACCGAGGGCATCATGCGGATCCTCGACTGGCGCGAGCTCGAGGGCGTGCTGGCCCACGAGCTGTCGCACGTGAAGAACCGCGACATCCTCATCTCCACCATCGCCGCGGCGGTGGCCGGCCTCATCAGCTCGCTCGGCCACATGATCCAGTGGGGCGCCATGTTCGGCGGCCTGTCGCGCCGCGACGACGAGGGGCGCGGCGGCGGCCTCGAGATGCTGGCCTGGGCCATCCTCGCGCCCATCATGGCGATGATCATCCAGCTCGCCGTCTCGCGCTCGCGCGAGTACGGCGCCGACGCCTCGGGCGCCGCCCTCATCGGCGACCCCGACCCCCTCGCCGACGCGCTGCTCAAGCTCGAGCGCGGCAACGAGGCCATCCCCTACCAGTACGGCGGGCCGGCCACGGCGCACCTCTTCATCGTCCAGCCCTTCAGCGGGGCCGGCGGCGCCATCATGAACCTGCTCTCGACGCACCCGCCGCTCGAGGAGCGGGTGCGCCGGCTGCGCGAGATGAAGCGCGGCGTGCGGTACGCCTGA
- a CDS encoding 3-hydroxyacyl-CoA dehydrogenase NAD-binding domain-containing protein, with amino-acid sequence MREVTLIAVAGAGEDGCQLAREAALAGVTVRLYHPDSAALEGAQARIRREVEAALASGAIGPADKQRALDGILATSDLDEAATHADLAVETDAESEEARRAIVLRLGEACRASTLVATCGGQPDALMDWLPQPGRLVGLRLRPAAVVPGVETTPEVRELAERFARRLAGPVAPPPGPR; translated from the coding sequence GTGAGGGAGGTGACGCTCATCGCGGTGGCCGGCGCCGGCGAGGACGGCTGCCAGCTCGCGCGCGAGGCCGCGCTGGCGGGGGTCACGGTGCGGCTCTACCACCCGGACTCCGCCGCCCTCGAGGGCGCGCAGGCGCGCATCCGCCGCGAGGTGGAGGCCGCGCTCGCCTCCGGCGCCATCGGCCCCGCCGACAAGCAGCGGGCGCTGGACGGGATCCTCGCCACCTCCGATCTCGACGAGGCGGCGACGCACGCCGACCTCGCCGTCGAGACCGACGCCGAGAGCGAGGAGGCGCGCCGGGCGATCGTCCTCCGGCTGGGCGAGGCGTGCCGGGCGAGCACCCTCGTCGCCACCTGCGGCGGGCAGCCCGACGCGCTCATGGACTGGCTGCCGCAGCCAGGGCGGCTGGTGGGGCTGCGCCTCCGGCCGGCCGCGGTGGTGCCGGGCGTCGAGACCACGCCCGAGGTGCGCGAGCTCGCCGAGCGCTTCGCCCGGCGGCTCGCCGGGCCGGTGGCGCCGCCGCCCGGGCCGCGCTAG
- a CDS encoding PAS domain-containing protein, with protein MRPAAHHTALAAAIRSLASEKSPGCLLDAQGTFLFVNEAWERHAAENGGGPGCFGEALIGTRWLDHIHGDEVRQRYAALLQRALDASVPRPRTVTQVSECNTPSIAALLSTRLDAVLEGGEAVGVRVVHALVRERPIGEVYEVVYRPLAAYRDAEGRLTQCSCCRRLRDPGAPEQWDLVLEGLARPAPAAQALCGYCAELHVGGGAA; from the coding sequence GTGCGCCCCGCCGCCCACCACACCGCGCTCGCCGCCGCCATCCGGTCCCTCGCCTCGGAGAAGAGCCCGGGGTGCCTGCTCGACGCGCAGGGCACCTTCCTCTTCGTCAACGAGGCCTGGGAGCGCCACGCCGCCGAGAACGGCGGCGGGCCGGGCTGCTTCGGCGAGGCGCTCATCGGCACGCGCTGGCTCGATCACATCCACGGCGACGAGGTGCGCCAGCGCTACGCGGCGCTGCTCCAGCGGGCGCTCGACGCGAGCGTCCCGCGCCCGAGGACGGTGACGCAGGTGAGCGAGTGCAACACCCCCTCCATCGCCGCGCTGCTCTCGACCCGGCTCGACGCCGTGCTCGAGGGCGGGGAGGCGGTCGGGGTGCGGGTGGTGCACGCGCTGGTGCGGGAGCGCCCGATCGGCGAGGTCTACGAGGTGGTTTACCGGCCCCTCGCGGCCTACCGCGACGCGGAGGGCCGGCTCACCCAGTGCTCCTGCTGCCGGCGCCTGCGCGACCCCGGGGCGCCCGAGCAGTGGGACCTCGTGCTCGAGGGGCTGGCCCGGCCGGCGCCGGCCGCCCAGGCGCTCTGCGGCTACTGCGCGGAGCTGCATGTGGGCGGCGGCGCCGCGTGA
- the ygfZ gene encoding CAF17-like 4Fe-4S cluster assembly/insertion protein YgfZ yields MSSLADRLAAARSGAAVGPALARGLLRLTGRQRLEFVHRLSTQSVKALQPGAVAHLAFLDGKAHVIGDALLAVRPGDLLLEVEPEVAEPLRAHLARYVLRDDVKLEDLSAALRVVPALGPEGVALARARAPQVAAFEHPRRGAPALDVALPAAEAEGLREALVAAGATPLGAEDLEVLRVLGGVPRQGADIDPARLVMEAALTASAVAFDKGCYLGQEIVLRGTFRGQIQRGLVQLALPAGAGPGAALRAGGQEVGAVTSAVETPEGRVGLGYLRRAHWNEGERLETEGGEAVVRRVLVAEREPAGGRAPGLRMAGR; encoded by the coding sequence ATGAGCTCCCTCGCCGATCGCCTCGCCGCCGCCCGGAGCGGCGCCGCCGTGGGGCCCGCGCTCGCCCGCGGCCTCCTCCGGCTCACCGGCCGCCAGCGGCTCGAGTTCGTGCACCGCCTCTCCACCCAGAGCGTGAAGGCGCTCCAGCCCGGGGCGGTGGCGCACCTCGCGTTCCTGGACGGGAAGGCGCACGTCATCGGCGACGCGCTGCTGGCGGTGCGCCCGGGCGACCTCCTGCTCGAGGTCGAGCCCGAGGTGGCGGAGCCGCTCCGCGCCCACCTCGCCCGCTACGTGCTCCGCGACGACGTGAAGCTCGAGGACCTCTCGGCGGCCCTGCGGGTGGTGCCGGCGCTGGGGCCGGAGGGCGTCGCGCTGGCGCGGGCGCGCGCGCCCCAGGTGGCCGCCTTCGAGCACCCGCGCCGGGGCGCGCCGGCGCTCGACGTGGCGCTGCCGGCCGCCGAGGCGGAGGGGCTGCGCGAGGCGCTGGTCGCCGCCGGAGCGACACCGCTCGGGGCGGAGGACCTCGAGGTGCTGCGCGTGCTGGGCGGCGTCCCGCGCCAGGGCGCCGACATCGACCCGGCGCGGCTGGTGATGGAGGCGGCCCTCACCGCGAGCGCGGTCGCCTTCGACAAGGGGTGCTACCTGGGGCAGGAGATCGTGCTCCGCGGCACCTTCCGCGGGCAGATCCAGCGCGGGCTGGTCCAGCTCGCGCTCCCGGCCGGCGCGGGCCCGGGCGCCGCGCTCCGGGCGGGCGGCCAGGAGGTGGGCGCCGTGACGAGCGCGGTCGAGACGCCCGAGGGGCGGGTGGGGCTCGGCTACCTCCGGCGCGCCCACTGGAACGAGGGCGAGCGCCTCGAGACCGAGGGCGGTGAGGCGGTCGTGCGGCGAGTGCTCGTCGCGGAGCGGGAGCCGGCGGGAGGGAGAGCCCCGGGGCTGCGGATGGCGGGTCGCTGA
- a CDS encoding DNA-methyltransferase, with the protein MARRLDLHDWDDLPGTAERGPAWTLVQGDCLEALERLPPGSVDLVFADPPYHLSNGGSTCKSGRRASVDKGAWDRSGGVSEDHAFQARWLGACRRVLKPSGTIWVSGTQHVIFSVGYAMQELGFHLLNTVTWYKPNASPNLACRFFTHSTEILLWASPQRLRPLAHRFNYREMKAQNGGKQMRDLWAIAERPEPGGEQVIWSLPTPAPREKVHGRHPTQKPLGLLDRVIAASARPGDLVLDPFCGSGTTGVAAVRAGCRFLGLERDPEYVDLAARRLRSPD; encoded by the coding sequence ATGGCCCGACGCCTCGATCTGCACGACTGGGACGACCTCCCCGGCACCGCCGAGCGCGGGCCCGCCTGGACCCTCGTCCAGGGCGACTGCCTGGAGGCGCTGGAGCGCCTGCCCCCCGGCTCGGTGGACCTGGTGTTCGCCGATCCCCCGTACCACCTGTCGAACGGCGGCAGCACCTGCAAGAGCGGCCGCCGCGCCAGCGTGGACAAGGGCGCGTGGGACCGCTCGGGCGGCGTGAGCGAGGACCACGCGTTCCAGGCGCGGTGGCTCGGGGCGTGCCGCCGCGTGCTGAAGCCGTCCGGCACGATCTGGGTCTCCGGCACGCAGCACGTCATCTTCTCGGTCGGCTACGCCATGCAGGAGCTCGGCTTCCACCTGCTCAACACCGTCACCTGGTACAAGCCGAACGCCTCGCCCAACCTGGCCTGCCGCTTCTTCACCCACTCCACCGAGATCCTGCTCTGGGCGAGCCCGCAGCGGCTCCGCCCGCTCGCGCACCGCTTCAACTACCGCGAGATGAAGGCGCAGAACGGCGGCAAGCAGATGCGCGACCTGTGGGCCATCGCCGAGCGCCCGGAGCCGGGCGGCGAGCAGGTGATCTGGTCGCTCCCGACGCCCGCACCCCGCGAGAAGGTGCACGGCCGCCACCCGACGCAGAAGCCGCTCGGTCTCCTCGACCGCGTCATCGCGGCCAGCGCGCGCCCCGGCGACCTGGTGCTGGACCCGTTCTGCGGCTCCGGCACCACCGGTGTGGCGGCGGTGCGGGCCGGCTGCCGCTTCCTCGGGCTCGAGCGTGACCCCGAGTACGTGGACCTCGCCGCGCGGCGCCTCCGCTCCCCCGACTAG
- a CDS encoding DNA topoisomerase IV subunit A has protein sequence MARLDAVSKQTAHKIEKLAETVMRSVKGGQNPFVEIPIRSLANVKFNEKRRLVELGNQKQRRYFFNVAMAKKFMQTFLVSDACKELIDAGKTTSIRDLYYITKHTIGETKQNTFEEQDESDPIIEDLEVAVDALREELHLFASRKGSMVGPITIRDSGDTIDLRRMGSGGWAVPSIVEENVIQFVRHEAKYILLIEKDAVWTRFNEDKFWKRERCIILQGGGQPPRGVRRLVQRLHSELKLPVYVLVDNDPWGFYIYSVMKQGSINLAYESMRMAVPDARFIGLSSFDKEAYQLPSNVAIKMDEGDEARAKQMLGYPWFQAKQWQREIQEMVRAGVKFELEALSRRGISFITEEYLPRKLKEKDWLE, from the coding sequence ATGGCCAGGCTCGACGCGGTTTCGAAGCAGACGGCGCACAAGATCGAGAAGCTGGCCGAGACGGTCATGCGCTCGGTGAAGGGCGGGCAGAACCCCTTCGTCGAGATCCCCATCCGCTCGCTCGCCAACGTGAAGTTCAACGAGAAGCGGCGGCTGGTGGAGCTCGGGAACCAGAAGCAGCGGCGCTACTTCTTCAACGTCGCCATGGCGAAGAAGTTCATGCAGACGTTCCTCGTCTCGGACGCCTGCAAGGAGCTCATCGACGCCGGCAAGACCACCAGCATCCGCGACCTCTACTACATCACCAAGCACACCATCGGCGAGACCAAGCAGAACACCTTCGAGGAGCAGGACGAGTCGGATCCCATCATCGAGGACCTCGAGGTGGCGGTGGACGCGCTCCGCGAGGAGCTGCACCTGTTCGCCTCGCGCAAGGGCTCGATGGTGGGGCCCATCACCATCCGCGACTCGGGCGACACCATCGACCTGCGCCGGATGGGCTCGGGGGGCTGGGCGGTGCCCTCGATCGTGGAGGAGAACGTCATCCAGTTCGTCCGCCACGAGGCGAAGTACATCCTGCTCATCGAGAAGGACGCGGTCTGGACGCGCTTCAACGAGGACAAGTTCTGGAAGCGCGAGCGGTGCATCATCCTGCAGGGCGGGGGGCAGCCGCCGCGCGGCGTCCGGCGCCTGGTGCAGCGGCTGCACAGCGAGCTGAAGCTGCCGGTCTACGTGCTCGTCGACAACGATCCCTGGGGCTTCTACATCTACTCGGTGATGAAGCAGGGCTCGATCAACCTGGCGTACGAGTCGATGCGGATGGCGGTGCCCGACGCGCGCTTCATCGGCCTCAGCTCGTTCGACAAGGAGGCGTACCAGCTGCCCTCGAACGTCGCCATCAAGATGGACGAGGGCGACGAGGCGCGGGCGAAGCAGATGCTGGGGTACCCCTGGTTCCAGGCCAAGCAGTGGCAGCGGGAGATCCAGGAGATGGTGCGCGCGGGCGTGAAGTTCGAGCTCGAGGCGCTCTCCCGGCGCGGGATCAGCTTCATCACGGAGGAGTACCTGCCGCGGAAGCTGAAGGAGAAGGACTGGCTCGAGTAG
- the queG gene encoding tRNA epoxyqueuosine(34) reductase QueG: MAPLDSAFVKEAALAAGFHQAGVAPAGPLDPAALDRMLACGAEADMVWLRTQRAERLDPARLLPGVKSVVALALSYLEPDGAPEPAEGRVARYARGRDYHGVMKRKLKDLVARLRARDPEVRTYQSSDLAPVMEKAWAERAGLGWVGKNGCLITPRFGSWVLLATVLLDRALEPDAPHPERCGSCAACLPACPTGAIAAPGFVDARLCLSFQTIERRGPIPEEVAARLGPWAFGCDDCQTVCPWNRGAEARCDPELRARDGQRGLDLDALLALTFEEYQRRFYGTALARARYEGLVRNAVLAAGHAGDARRLPAVEAHLASAHEGVREAARWSAVRLKRAAAGAKTGA, from the coding sequence GTGGCTCCGCTCGACTCCGCCTTCGTGAAGGAAGCGGCCCTCGCGGCCGGCTTCCACCAGGCCGGCGTCGCGCCCGCCGGGCCGCTCGATCCGGCCGCGCTCGACCGGATGCTCGCCTGTGGCGCCGAGGCCGACATGGTCTGGCTCCGCACCCAGCGCGCGGAGCGGCTCGACCCGGCGCGGCTGTTGCCCGGGGTGAAGAGCGTCGTGGCGCTGGCGCTCTCCTACCTCGAGCCGGACGGCGCCCCGGAGCCGGCCGAGGGGCGCGTGGCGCGCTACGCCCGCGGGCGCGACTACCACGGCGTCATGAAGCGGAAGCTCAAGGACCTCGTGGCGCGGCTCCGCGCGCGCGACCCCGAGGTGCGCACCTACCAGAGCTCCGACCTCGCGCCGGTGATGGAGAAGGCGTGGGCCGAGCGGGCGGGGCTCGGGTGGGTGGGCAAGAACGGCTGCCTCATCACGCCGCGCTTCGGGAGCTGGGTGCTGCTCGCGACCGTCCTCCTCGACCGCGCGCTCGAGCCCGACGCGCCGCACCCGGAGCGCTGCGGCTCGTGCGCGGCGTGCCTCCCGGCCTGCCCCACCGGCGCCATCGCGGCGCCGGGGTTCGTGGACGCGCGCCTGTGCCTCTCGTTCCAGACCATCGAGCGGCGCGGCCCCATCCCGGAGGAGGTGGCCGCCCGGCTCGGGCCGTGGGCCTTCGGCTGCGACGACTGCCAGACGGTCTGCCCCTGGAACCGCGGCGCCGAGGCGCGCTGCGACCCGGAGCTGCGCGCCCGCGACGGGCAGCGCGGCCTCGACCTCGACGCGCTCCTGGCGCTCACCTTCGAGGAGTACCAGCGCCGCTTCTACGGCACCGCGCTCGCCCGCGCTCGCTACGAGGGGCTGGTGCGGAACGCGGTGCTGGCGGCGGGCCACGCCGGCGACGCGCGGCGGCTCCCCGCGGTGGAGGCGCACCTGGCGAGCGCGCACGAGGGGGTGCGCGAAGCGGCGCGCTGGTCGGCGGTGCGGCTGAAACGAGCGGCGGCCGGCGCTAAGACCGGGGCATGA
- a CDS encoding DNA topoisomerase VI subunit B codes for MAAKVKGKGAAQLELVRTEQTAKPRRAPAKVAAPPAAPAAAVVVPVPDDAGERPREARAPKRRATAEQMAQKQREISISEFFTKNRHLLGFDNPSKALLTTIKEAVDNSLDACEEAGILPEITVEVRDLAWEASKDGDLTKGEGRFVVAIEDNGPGIVKAQAPKIFGKLLYGSKFHRLKQSRGQQGIGISAAAMYAQLTTGAPIRVTTRTARGKPAQFFEIQIDTRKNNPVVTDERELAEWTQEHGTRVELEIVANWQQGQRFVNRYVEHTALANPHATVRYLRPKQEPLAFPRATEELPKEALEIKPHPHGVELGALMLMAAESKSHDVKGFLQAAFSRVSPPVADEILKRCAFKGRVRPRDLAEDRALAEKLHKAIGATKIMAPPTNCLSPIGDALMRRGLVSFLNVIETEGPEEETQLDLDQAGKKKASKKEKAAKAEAPVVPDAPPEEGVEKIKGHNYFIATVTRPPKVYRGNPFQVEVGLAYGGSWPADKTIELFRFANRVPLLFQRGACGVTEAIVKTDWRNYLLSQPKASLPVGPMALLVHIASVWVPFTSESKEAVAHYPEIIREIQLAAQECGRKLATHIRKQKHADYQAQRRSIFELYIEEVAAALHKISGKSRDAIKRDFLRVANQVTEADLEEQDAALEAQSKKLTKKPRRGGREEAE; via the coding sequence ATGGCGGCGAAGGTGAAGGGGAAGGGCGCAGCGCAGCTCGAGCTGGTGCGGACGGAGCAGACGGCGAAGCCCCGGCGCGCTCCGGCCAAGGTGGCGGCGCCCCCGGCGGCGCCGGCGGCGGCCGTGGTGGTGCCGGTGCCCGACGACGCGGGGGAGCGGCCGCGCGAGGCGCGGGCGCCGAAGCGGCGCGCCACCGCCGAGCAGATGGCGCAGAAGCAGCGCGAGATCTCGATCTCCGAGTTCTTCACCAAGAACCGGCACCTGCTCGGCTTCGACAACCCGTCGAAGGCGCTGCTCACCACCATCAAGGAGGCGGTCGACAACTCGCTCGACGCCTGCGAGGAGGCGGGCATCCTCCCCGAGATCACCGTCGAGGTGCGCGACCTCGCCTGGGAGGCGTCGAAGGACGGCGACCTCACCAAGGGCGAGGGGCGCTTCGTGGTGGCCATCGAGGACAACGGCCCCGGCATCGTCAAGGCGCAGGCGCCCAAGATCTTCGGGAAGCTCCTCTACGGCTCCAAGTTCCACCGGCTGAAGCAGTCGCGCGGGCAGCAGGGCATCGGCATCAGCGCCGCCGCCATGTACGCGCAGCTCACCACCGGCGCGCCCATCCGCGTCACCACCCGCACCGCCCGCGGCAAGCCGGCCCAGTTCTTCGAGATCCAGATCGACACCCGGAAGAACAACCCGGTGGTCACCGACGAGCGGGAGCTCGCGGAGTGGACCCAGGAGCACGGCACGCGGGTCGAGCTCGAGATCGTCGCCAACTGGCAGCAGGGGCAGCGGTTCGTGAACCGCTACGTCGAGCACACCGCGCTCGCGAACCCGCACGCCACCGTGCGCTACCTGCGCCCGAAGCAGGAGCCGCTCGCCTTCCCCCGCGCCACCGAGGAGCTGCCCAAGGAGGCGCTCGAGATCAAGCCGCACCCGCACGGCGTGGAGCTCGGCGCGCTCATGCTCATGGCGGCCGAGTCGAAGAGCCACGACGTGAAGGGCTTCCTGCAGGCCGCCTTCTCGCGCGTGTCGCCGCCGGTCGCGGACGAGATCCTGAAGCGGTGCGCCTTCAAGGGGCGGGTGCGGCCGCGCGACCTGGCCGAGGACCGGGCGCTCGCGGAGAAGCTGCACAAGGCCATCGGCGCCACCAAGATCATGGCGCCGCCCACGAACTGCCTGTCGCCCATCGGCGACGCGCTCATGCGGCGGGGGCTCGTCAGCTTCCTCAACGTGATCGAGACGGAGGGGCCGGAGGAGGAGACCCAGCTCGACCTCGACCAGGCCGGGAAGAAGAAGGCCTCGAAGAAGGAGAAGGCGGCCAAGGCCGAGGCGCCGGTCGTCCCCGACGCGCCGCCCGAGGAGGGGGTCGAGAAGATCAAGGGGCACAACTACTTCATCGCCACCGTCACCCGTCCCCCCAAGGTGTACCGCGGCAACCCCTTCCAGGTGGAGGTCGGGCTCGCCTACGGCGGCTCCTGGCCGGCCGACAAGACCATCGAGCTGTTCCGGTTCGCGAACCGGGTGCCGCTGCTCTTCCAGCGCGGCGCCTGCGGCGTGACCGAGGCCATCGTCAAGACCGACTGGCGGAACTACCTCCTCTCCCAGCCGAAGGCCTCCCTGCCGGTGGGGCCCATGGCGCTCCTCGTCCACATCGCCAGCGTGTGGGTGCCCTTCACCAGCGAGTCGAAGGAGGCGGTGGCGCACTACCCCGAGATCATCCGGGAGATCCAGCTCGCGGCGCAGGAGTGCGGCCGCAAGCTCGCCACCCACATCCGCAAGCAGAAGCACGCCGACTACCAGGCGCAGCGCCGGAGCATCTTCGAGCTCTACATCGAGGAGGTGGCGGCGGCGCTCCACAAGATCAGCGGCAAGTCGCGCGACGCCATCAAGCGGGACTTCCTGCGGGTGGCGAACCAGGTGACCGAGGCCGACCTCGAGGAGCAGGACGCGGCCCTGGAGGCGCAGAGCAAGAAGCTCACCAAGAAGCCGCGGCGCGGCGGGCGCGAGGAGGCGGAGTAA
- a CDS encoding 3'-5' exonuclease has translation MRRYVALDLETVPDEELVSAVDGEPSRPYADKLGRLLAARKAQSGGRSDFLPLPYHRPVVACAIEGVERDGALLVADVSCWTDRREPEERFLARAFAGLQGRTLVTFHGRGFDLPVLELRALKLGLSFPAWFSAGRQAGSEAHQDLFDLLTAGGSTPAAPLDLYAKLVGLPGKESVAGKDVSLLYAQGALDRIAGYCMTDVVQTWLLFLRYRLLEGSLTPSGYTLSVASCREDLPALFAARLDPAARAYLSGFLDRCARFFDDLPALQLRQAL, from the coding sequence GTGAGACGCTACGTCGCGCTCGATCTCGAGACGGTGCCGGACGAGGAGCTCGTCTCCGCGGTGGACGGCGAGCCGTCCCGGCCCTACGCCGACAAGCTGGGCCGGCTCCTCGCCGCCCGCAAGGCGCAGAGCGGCGGCCGCAGCGACTTCCTGCCCCTGCCCTACCACCGGCCGGTGGTGGCCTGCGCCATCGAGGGGGTCGAGCGCGACGGCGCCCTCCTCGTGGCGGACGTGAGCTGCTGGACCGACCGGCGCGAGCCGGAGGAGCGGTTCCTGGCGCGCGCGTTCGCCGGCCTTCAAGGCCGGACGCTCGTCACCTTCCACGGCCGCGGCTTCGACCTGCCGGTGCTGGAGCTGCGCGCGCTCAAGCTCGGGCTGTCCTTCCCGGCCTGGTTCTCGGCCGGCCGGCAGGCCGGGAGCGAAGCCCACCAGGACCTCTTCGACCTGCTCACCGCGGGCGGCAGCACGCCCGCCGCTCCGCTCGACCTCTACGCCAAGCTGGTCGGGCTCCCCGGCAAGGAGAGCGTGGCCGGCAAGGACGTCTCGCTCCTGTACGCCCAGGGCGCGCTCGACCGCATCGCCGGGTACTGCATGACCGACGTCGTGCAGACCTGGCTGCTCTTCCTCCGGTACCGGCTGCTCGAGGGGTCGCTCACGCCGTCCGGCTACACGCTCAGCGTCGCCTCCTGCCGCGAGGACCTGCCGGCCCTCTTCGCGGCCCGGCTCGACCCGGCCGCCCGCGCCTACCTGTCGGGCTTCCTCGACCGGTGTGCGCGCTTCTTCGACGACCTGCCCGCGCTCCAGCTGCGGCAGGCGCTCTGA
- a CDS encoding peroxiredoxin — translation MSLLALLLGSAPLKVGDHAPAFTLSDTTGRQVTLSRELARGPVVLFFFPKAFTPGUTKQATAYRDRYADVAKKGAQVFGISTDDLETLKKFKEKVGAPYALLSDPGGQVASQYVGLMPVVKLANRANVVVGADGVVKELVTGSDAIDPSTAIAACPAGGGS, via the coding sequence ATGTCGCTCCTCGCCCTGCTGCTCGGCTCGGCCCCGCTGAAGGTGGGCGACCACGCCCCCGCCTTCACCCTGAGCGACACGACCGGCCGCCAGGTGACGCTCTCGCGCGAGCTCGCCCGCGGCCCGGTGGTGCTGTTCTTCTTCCCCAAGGCGTTCACCCCTGGTTGAACGAAGCAGGCCACAGCGTACCGGGACCGGTATGCCGACGTCGCGAAGAAGGGGGCGCAGGTGTTCGGGATCTCCACCGACGACCTCGAGACGCTGAAGAAGTTCAAGGAGAAGGTGGGCGCGCCCTACGCGCTCCTCTCCGACCCGGGCGGCCAGGTGGCGAGCCAGTACGTGGGGCTCATGCCGGTGGTGAAGCTGGCGAACCGCGCCAACGTGGTGGTGGGCGCCGACGGCGTCGTGAAGGAGCTCGTGACCGGGTCGGACGCCATCGATCCCTCCACGGCCATCGCCGCTTGCCCGGCGGGGGGTGGCAGCTGA
- a CDS encoding cytochrome-c peroxidase produces the protein MTRSLPLALAAALATAACRTAPAPAAPAAWELESPLQPLAPPPPGVPFDLARARGVRVTPEKVRLGRWLFFDPRLSRGGTVACATCHDPRHAFSELRPHSTGVEGRQGTRKAPPLVNVAFPLYEAWFWDGRAASLAEQAKGPLVNPVEMDNTLEAVVATVAAVPGYRRAFREAYGDGRLDIDRIADALAAYQATRRSGGSAYDRYQAGDDGALSEEARRGMEVFFGRGRCNACHAGPNLTDGKFHNVGIGFDPGPDAVRLGFQDAGRYAVTGDPRDVGAFKTPTLREVARHPPYMHDGSSPDLRDAVLRYFEIADNPWLDPAMREVRIFPFDVRPLVAFLEALDGTGFEDEPPRSFPR, from the coding sequence GTGACCCGCTCGCTCCCCCTCGCCCTCGCCGCCGCGCTCGCGACCGCCGCCTGCCGCACCGCGCCCGCGCCGGCCGCGCCGGCAGCGTGGGAGCTCGAGAGCCCGCTCCAGCCGCTCGCGCCCCCGCCGCCGGGCGTCCCGTTCGACCTGGCGCGCGCCCGCGGCGTGCGGGTGACGCCGGAGAAGGTGCGCCTCGGCCGCTGGCTCTTCTTCGACCCCCGCCTCTCGCGCGGGGGTACCGTCGCGTGCGCCACCTGCCACGACCCGCGCCACGCCTTCTCGGAGCTGCGCCCGCACTCCACCGGCGTCGAGGGCCGGCAGGGCACGCGCAAGGCGCCGCCGCTCGTCAACGTCGCGTTCCCGCTGTACGAGGCCTGGTTCTGGGACGGCCGGGCCGCCTCGCTGGCCGAGCAGGCGAAGGGCCCGCTCGTGAACCCGGTCGAGATGGACAACACGCTCGAGGCGGTCGTGGCCACGGTGGCGGCCGTGCCCGGCTACCGCCGCGCCTTCCGCGAGGCGTACGGGGACGGGCGGCTCGACATCGACCGGATCGCCGACGCGCTCGCCGCCTACCAGGCGACGCGGCGGTCCGGCGGCTCCGCCTACGATCGCTACCAGGCCGGCGACGACGGGGCGCTCTCCGAGGAGGCGCGGCGGGGCATGGAGGTCTTCTTCGGGCGGGGGCGGTGCAACGCCTGCCACGCCGGGCCGAACCTCACCGACGGCAAGTTCCACAACGTCGGGATCGGCTTCGACCCCGGCCCGGACGCGGTGCGGCTCGGGTTCCAGGACGCCGGACGCTACGCCGTGACGGGCGACCCGCGCGACGTCGGCGCCTTCAAGACCCCCACCCTGCGCGAGGTGGCGCGTCACCCGCCGTACATGCACGACGGCTCCTCGCCCGACCTGCGCGACGCGGTGCTCCGGTACTTCGAGATCGCGGACAACCCCTGGCTCGATCCGGCCATGCGCGAGGTGAGGATCTTCCCCTTCGACGTGCGCCCGCTGGTGGCGTTCCTGGAGGCGCTCGACGGGACCGGCTTCGAGGACGAGCCGCCCCGCAGCTTCCCGCGCTGA